In Aedes albopictus strain Foshan chromosome 3, AalbF5, whole genome shotgun sequence, the genomic window GCAACTGTCGGTTAAACGGTTCATATGTGGTAATCGCTGAAATCAAGTTATGAGTTAAATTATCTTGTCTATTACAAAAATACGTATACTAATGCACTTACTTTTCGAAAATATTTTCTTTCCCGAAACTCATTTCGCATGTAGTGATGTCGAGGTTTACGGTGATCCATTGTGAATTCAAAGTTCGTGTCAAGGCGACTTATCTTGGACTGATACACAGCAAATTCGAATATATTCCTCAATAACAGTTCTCattctgaaacctccatttaggggATTATTGTCAATAAAATGGGTAAATTGCAAACCAAATCTCTGTTCATCAACACTTCCACAGTGCTAAAAATGTGTATGTTCCCTAACCAATTCCGTAACTATTTTGTCATTGATTGATAACACATATAATACAATATAATAATTTTCTAATTATTTACATTACTTTACGTACCAGAGAGAAACATTAGAAATGTCATAATTCTGTTTACGTGAAAAAAACTGCCACTCCAaattagagtcagtctagttcaggccaaacatttcaataggtcctatctgcatttgagaggctctctttgttcactttctctttcacttattgcaatgtaatggtacactttccaATTATTTTgttagtacaaatcaaaagacgattgttttgaccatcgttcaatgcaaggaaacaatcataatacaaataaacagctgagatattaacgaaagagagggaagccaaagagagcctctcttctgcagataggacctttagacatgtttggcctgagttagagtctggcggactgtcactttcaaTCGGAGCCAAtcaagcatgacgtcacggtatagcatttatcggtgaggacactatgacgtggctccggtcgaaagtgacagtccgccagactctaattataagGACTCTACTCCAAATGACAAGATTTTAATATGTTGTCAAAACAAGGCGAAATATGAAAACCTCTGAACATTTGCTGAATATGTATCACTATTGACAACTTTCCCTTAATATCGTGCAATACAATACGTTGCTATGCACTctaaaaaacaataaataaaaattaaagttGCCTTCatgaaaaactttgaaagaaaGTATAGCCTGAATTAGATAAGGTTGATTATCATTGATTATTAAGCAAttatgtattttgttttttttttaaataaattttggatTAAACATGTAATGCATACGGTTTCTACCTGAATTATAAAAGTCGGTTCAATTTTTTCCAAGTAGTGTTTTGATGTCGTTCTGCCATTTTGCGATGTAGTGCTGCACCGTTTTTGACAGCTAAACCCTAAAAAAATTAAGTGTAAATGTAACACCAACAACGGCTGTATGTAAATAGATCAAAAACGGAGCAGACGTTTACACTCTTTTTTTTTAGGGTGTAGTTGTCGAAATTGTTCGCGCAATGACAATGGATCGGAGATAAACGGATGAATACAATGCGTGAAGCTTTGAACATTGTCTCATTTTTCTCATTTAGTCTTCATCATTGTGCTTGCTGCATTCTGGTTGAGTAGATTGTTATTCCTAAACTACtttttttgcaacaaaaatgCCTCGAAAAAAGTGCTCAGCTGCTAAAATGAAGGTTTTGAGACTCGCTCGAGATCAAAACAACCGTTTCATTACCGATGAACTATTGAATCAAGATGTAAGTATTACGATGTATTGTCTATTTGTTCAATGTTCAACATAGCAATTCATCTTTTCATTTAGTCAGCAGACACAACAAACCGAGAAACAGACGAAGTTACATGCAAAAAAACAATATCACGGAAGAAATCAAACCAGAAGGCGTCATTAAACTCCGGCATCGTACACCACAAGGTTTCTAAGTTTTTCATCGAGCATAAAAATCGCACAGATACGACCAAGGAGTGTGGTACAAAAGGCTCACAAATGACTGATCGTAACAATGATCAGCCATCTTCAAGTCATGCTTTGAAGCCAATTGTAAGTATTAAGACATACTTACATACTTATTATCAGTATACAAAACCTGAACAAAGAGTGACACAAACTTATTGAGATAAGTAAATTTTATTATCTTCAACAATGTTTAATTTTGTTAGCTGTAGTTGTATTCTTCGGCATAGAAAAGCTTGTGTCAGCCCATACAAATCTTACATTTTGTTATATTGTTTTTCAGCAAACTTCGAACACCTCCAGAAAGAGTCCAATCACATTGTCGCAAAAACGAACGGATTTAGCTGATTACAAAACTAGGCCGAGTACTGTGAAAATTCGAAcggaaaatttgagaatttcaccGTCTGGATATACATTCGAAAGAATAATGCCTAGAAAACAGAAAATCACTGATACTACCGGAAACGAACTAGAGATGGACCCATCGATCTCAAAACCATCCATCCataaaaatctccaggaaaaagCACCACATACTGGACCGGTTGCTGAAAGCATTTCCAACTCGGAAAATTCGGATGCAGATGATCAGATGGACAATCTCCAGGAAAAAGCACCACATACTGGACCGGTTGCTGAAAACATTTCCAACTCGGAAAATTCGGATGCAGATGATCAGATGGACAATCTATTGTGGACaacagatgatgatgatgatgacgatgatttccaGGCTGTTGAGCATATTTCTGGTGCATCTGAGTCTGATGATGACGTTTGTCTTGAGAATTATGCTCCACAAATGAACCAAAAAGGTAGCTTGTTTTATACTGATTGTTTATAACCTAATTACTGATAATTTGATTTTCATACCTTTAGAGTGTTCGTGTGGATTAGCAGACGAAAATGAAACCCTTCGACTAAAGGTAGCAAGCCTTGAGAACAAAATTAAACTGCGGGCAGCGGCACTTCGGAAAAAATTGGATGTATTGGATAACAGCAACAACAGATTGCAAAGAGCATTAACATCGAAGCTCCTACCGCCTTCGCGAGAACCTTTTACCAGTATTGAAGGATTTCCATCGGTGCAAACATTGCTTAAGATGTCGATCGAGGCTAAAGATTCGGATTATCTGTTCGTAAAGTTTCTAATGAACGCTCTGTGGGTTGACGGTTTTGTAGGAAGGTGTTTGTCCGAGCGCACTTCAAACAACCCGAAAGGACGCCCTTCGAACAAACTACTTGAGACGCAATCAAACGGAGATTGCCCAACGAATGAAAATTCTGGTCCTGCTTCCCGAATACCGCTAGAGCGCACTCGGGTGGAATATGTCAGAGGTAAACTTCAACAAAACAGTTTATTTTGTAACAATGATTATACTTTAATGCAATGTTTATTTTAGATCGACTATATGAAAGAAGGCTGTTTCTAGACGATTCTCGAGTAGTAGCTGCGCAGGTTGCAACGACGTACAAGAAACTTATGCACGCCGTTATCGCAAATTCAACCCGACGTTAATTTACATAGTTTTGTTTTGAAGTTTGAAATGACTGTTCTGTGTAACTATCGAATGTTAATGTTACATGTTTTCAATCACGAGATTTttctgaatttaaaataaaatctcatttaaatATTTGCTTATTTATGCTTTTAATTTATattaatgcctaataaaataacaaaatgaaaactaatGTAGTTATCAATTTTTAGTTATCACTCTATGGAAATAATAACTCCTTGAGAACTGTTCATGATATCAAATTGGAAAATTtggataacaaaataagatatcaatttgttatcaatgagaactcattttgttttcaattagatatttcaagtacattattttgttatcagttttgttatgttaacacttaagtcatacaaaatgaaaactcgctttgttatcaaaattcgtgatatctaaaaaactcaatttgttttcaattagttctcattccctgctcgggtagcCAACCTTGGAAAAAAGTTATCCGATTGATAACTTTAGAGAATGATCAGTCGTGATTCGTGTTTCTCTCGTTGAGCAACTAGGAAGATGCGTACAATAGTGTTTCGACTCCGTCTGGTACTACCCGGAGGATTGGTTGCAAGAAACACTGTATCGATCTAAAAAATACCACAGTTTGTTCAGCCGTGCAATAAACTCCACTCAATGTAGCGAACAGAAATGCTCGAGCATAATAACACGAAAATGTTGACGACCGGACATgacgtgattgaaaggtggaagaagAACTTTGACGAGCATATGAGAAACGCGAAAAACATGACCTTTGAAGATCAATCATCAGTTTGTAAGTACCGATAATGATAGGAATTGACAAAGATCCTCTTTAAAGAATGAAGTTGATGTTGCCCACCATACCAAGGACAACTAATAAATTCATGGCAAAACGGCTTCGTCGATGGTCACACCAGTTATACCACGTAACACTGAGGTTATTTTTCATCGTCAATCGCAACTACAAGCAAGGAGTTGTGATACCTTCTACGGCACTGAAAACCACCCGTCTCAACCTTTGGCCAAATTTGAAGATCCGTATATTcgctttaaaaatttattttatttttatgcttACGACAGAGGAAAATGCaatataatatgtgtagtatgggTGTGTCTGTATGTGGGTTGGGTATGTGTAAATAGAAACAAAACTACTACGGAACACTTTCTTAGAATGTCACTTGTTTGCCATACGTTACGTACTTACATTAAAATGGGGAAAATCAACAATATTATACAAGAAAGAGTACGCCTCTGATTAAGACTTCCGACGTCGGTGTTACAAATCAAAattttttttagttaaaatagtttcaaaataacAGTTAACGATGGTGTTTGTCTACACATTATCGTCATTGACGACGGGCAAAACATGCAAGCAAGCATGCATCCTATGCAAATTTGATTGGTTCTTTATCAAAGATCAAACCACGCATTCAGCTGCCAGATAAACAGTTTTATAAAGATTTTACCTATGTAAAACGGAGTTATGCTGCAAACAGATGCATTCTTTTTACCGACGTTCCACTTGTGCATACTGAAACCAATAGAAACTGGTAAAGTAAATTAATTTGCCtacaccgttgaaaacaagaTTTGCTTCTGTCGTCGTACGACGCAAAAACGCGGAGAAGACTATTTTCCAAGAATCTGATTATCTATCTTACTGAAGAAAATGTGCCTTACACTATTAAAGGAATAGAAAACAGTACGTCCAATGACATAAAATATGTGGTGCTATTTGTTCCAACCTTACTACGCTTTCCTCGAGGAAAAAAATCTCTATATAATGACGATCACATTCGCGTGTAAAAACCGTCCGCCCGGATATGCAATTTCATAAACGAATATTTCAGTCAATTCAATAAATCGCTGAACACAGTTCTAGACTAAGCCGAATGAAACGAACCGAACGAAACGAACCGTTAAATCAAAATTTTCGTTGACTTTTCCGCAAACGATTTTAACCGGAGCTTCTAACGTACCGATGTAACAATTCTACACTTTTTTTGATTCTCACTATCATGCCACTTAAACTAAATGTTTGCTTACGATTATTCTATTATCTTTTTGTCCACGTTCTCGACAAGTTTCCCCTTCACCGCAGTGAGCAATAGCAAGCGGAACAGCATAGTACTTTGCTCACTACGCATCGTTCTGGATATAAGtagtaaagttttttttagatttaatATGGGTTTTGCTATTGGATCCAGCGTGaatatgtttttgttttttaCTATTTGTGTGAGTGTCTTTCTGTTTTGGTTTAATCGCGTCGTTCTGTGACAATGAATGCGCAGCACATACCTTTAACCTTACCGAGTTCTAACAACACGACATGCTAACTATATACCTGTGGTGGATTACTAGCCTAGGTCAGCAGGTCGCCTTCGTTGTCAACGTGCGCGTTAAGCTCGCCGTTAAACTGCAGCAAGCAGCCGATAGCACCGAAATAGCCTTCGTGTTCCAGGAACAGGGCCTTGAGCGTCCCCTTGGACCAGTAGTCCATGGCAAAGGCCAGCAGCTTCATCGAGATCGGGTTCACCCGTAGGAAGTTACCCACGAATACCACCTGGGAAAGAAACAGGGTAAAAATACTCATTAGTTACATAAGAGTTGAAGAAAACCTAGGATCGCCTTACCCGATCGATTTTCTCATTGCTGGCGCACATCCTCGCAATCGAACCGATGTTGTTGGTTATCGTAACGAGAGTGGCATTGGCAAGATCTTCCCTCGATACGCTCGCCCTCCGGTCGACGAGGTTCATCTGGCCGAAGCTGTAAAGTGCAAATAAGAAATACAATACTTGTTTGAGAATGCTATGCTCATAAAACTGTTAATTAAACAATGGTTCTCAATGCTGGGTCATGGTGATCGGTCTTGTAAAACCGTCGTTAGGGTTGACAATGGGAAAAACATCCGTAACGGTCTTGTGCAGCAGCACCATCCATCACACAAAAAAGCTTCGACATTTACATTTTCCGTTTTTAATCATTAACGCTATGGCTGACTATCTCAATATAGCGCCCttagcacccttagcaaatttcaacgtactagcttttataactaaccACAACACGATGAATAAGAATCAAGAATATAATAACGTTACATTCTAAAAgtccccttcggctccaaaggctTGAAGTATGTAAATTACAGTGACTCCTGCGCAATCAACGCTGCCGTGACTtttttgtgacatgtgtgcttggaagaatccctggaggacatatcgtaagaattcctgatagaatccctgaaaaaacgactggagaaattcctgaaggaatctctgaaaaaaatttaggcaacttcttggagaaattccaagagaattccctaCACAAAACTCGGAAGGAGTTTCCTGgtagaatacctgtaggaatcctcGGATAAGTCctgaaacaatcgttggaggaaacccttggGTATTCCCGGGTGCCTTGACAAACTTTTGGCAGCAACTTTGAAGGACTTTCAAGGGAAACTTCTTTATCTATGGGAAAACAcctagagcaatctctagagaaattcttggaaaaatcaatggataacttcttgaacgatttcttggagaaagaaaagaatctcaggatatattcccgaaagaattgcaggatgaatttctgaaggaatttctttgcagATGCTGCAGGGGTATTCTTGAAGGCATTCATGAATGGAttccgtggatgaactccttaaagaatccgtgcagttaaatgtgacagaattcctgaatgacttattggagtattttctggatacTGCATGCATCATTCTAAAATTTCCTTGAACAATTTAAATTCAAATCTCTGAAGCTAGATTGATtgagattgatttgtctttatttaagggactttcagcccttggctcctgaaactggaggaattgctctagaaatccttaaagtaattgagaaaaaatcttcaggtgatcttgaagaaattcttgggcgcATCCCTGAGAAAGAT contains:
- the LOC134284168 gene encoding uncharacterized protein LOC134284168, encoding MTDRNNDQPSSSHALKPIQTSNTSRKSPITLSQKRTDLADYKTRPSTVKIRTENLRISPSGYTFERIMPRKQKITDTTGNELEMDPSISKPSIHKNLQEKAPHTGPVAESISNSENSDADDQMDNLQEKAPHTGPVAENISNSENSDADDQMDNLLWTTDDDDDDDDFQAVEHISGASESDDDVCLENYAPQMNQKECSCGLADENETLRLKVASLENKIKLRAAALRKKLDVLDNSNNRLQRALTSKLLPPSREPFTSIEGFPSVQTLLKMSIEAKDSDYLFVKFLMNALWVDGFVGRCLSERTSNNPKGRPSNKLLETQSNGDCPTNENSGPASRIPLERTRVEYVRDRLYERRLFLDDSRVVAAQVATTYKKLMHAVIANSTRR